The DNA window CTGGGACACCTGCACTCGCTCGGCATCGAGGACAAGCGCATCAGGCGGGAGACGTACGGGTAGGCGGAGGCGAGAGCGGGAGCACCACCTCGAAGCGGGCGCCTCGCTTGGGCCGGGCGCTCGCGCGCACCTGTCCCCCGTGAGCGAGCACCACGCGCTTGACGATGGCCAGCCCCAGGCCCCGGCCGTTGGCGCGGGTGAGGAAGAACGGCTCGAAGACGCGGCGAGGGTCCACGTCGGGAATGCCCGGGCCCTCGTCCTCCACCACGAGTTGGACGCCGTCCGGCACCGGCTCCACGCTCAGCCGCACGCGCCCGCCCGGAGGCGAGGCCTGCACGGCGTTGCGCACCAGGTGCGTGGCGGCGAGCTGGAGCAGCGTCTCGTCCCCGAGCAGCTCGGGCGTGTCCGGTGCTTCGTCCACCACGAAGCGCAGCGTGGGTGCATCCGGTGGCCCATGGAGCTGGCCGAGCGCGCGGCGCACCAGTTCGCCCAGGTGCACCGGACGAGGACGCGGCTCCAGCGGACGCACCACGTCCAGCAGGTCCCGGACGATGTCCTCCAGCCGGACCGCCTCCTCCTCCATCATCCCCACCGCGGCATGTCCGGTGGGGCCCAGGTGCGGCTCGCGCCGCAGCACCGCCACCGCGTTGAGGATGGCGCCCAGGGGATTGCGCACCTCGTGGGCCACCACGCCCGCGGCCTCGCCCAGCACCGTCAGGCGCTCGTGGGCCACCAGCTCCTCCTGGAGCCGGGACAGCTCGGCCAGTCGCTCCGCGGCCGTGCGGTGGTGCCTCACGTTCTCCAGCATGCCGCCCACCATCTGCGCGAAGAGCTCCAGCGTGCTCGCGGCGGCGGGCGTGAGGTCCATGCCTTGCGCGGAGAGGAGGCCGAACGGCTGGCCTCCCACGAAGATGGGCGCGTCGAGCGCGCGGATGCCGGAGGGATAGGTGCGTTGGATGTCCGCGAAGACCTCGGGCGCGTGGACGCGATGGGCCAGGCCGAGCGCGTCTTGATGGAAGGCCGCCTTGCGCCGCGTGAGCACCTCCGCCAGGTGGGGCAGGAGGCCGAGCGGAATGCGGACCTCTGAAATCGGCGCGCCGTATGTCCGCTCGGCGAGCGCGACGACGGCCGGCTCCTGGCGCATGGGCCCATGCCGGAACACGTCGCCTTCGACCAGGAGGATGGCCGCATAGAAGCCCTGCCGGTGGACGGCCTCCACCGCCGACTCCAGGACTTCCCGCTCGGTGCCCGCGTGCAGCATGTCCGACGCGGCGGCGCCCAGCGCTTCGATGAGCCGGTGCGTGGTGTCCTCGCCCGCGGCGTCATGCAGGAGCAGCACCGTCTCCAGGGGCGTGGCGCCGGGCGCGAAGGTCGCCGTCATCGTGCGCTCGCGTCCATCCGAGGCGCGCAGGCGCAGCCACAGGGGATGCTCCGGCCGGGGCCGCTCGTTGGCGAGGGCCTCGTGGACGGCCTCCACCCAGCGGCGCTCCACCGGGGCGAAGCGCTCCATGAGCACGCTGACGGGGGTGGCCTTCAGCTCCTCGGCGGAGATTCCCAGCAGGGCCACCATGGCCGCGTTGGCGACCCGCACCTGATCTCCCCGGATGACCGCCGCGGGGGTGGGCAGCCCTTCAAGCAGCCAATAGTCGTTGGGCGCGGCGGGAGCGTCGGGGGGCACGGGGGGGGTCCTGGCGGACGGCGAGGGGGGGAAAAGCGGACGCAATCGGTGGAGGGGTGCCTCGTAGAAGAGGGCGAGGGGTCAATGAAAAGAGGGATGGACACCATGAACTTCATGAACGTGATGGACCGAGGCGACCTGGAGCTCAAGGCAGTGGTGGCGGTGATGATGGCCTTCGTGATGACCGGAGGCGTCTTCCTCGGCCAGCTGCTGTAGTCCTCATCCCCGGGCGGCCCCACCGCCCAGGGCTACTTGGGAGGCTTTCGGCTCACGAACTGCTGAATGAACTCCCGCTCCTCCTTGCGGAGGCTGCTGAGCC is part of the Myxococcus landrumus genome and encodes:
- a CDS encoding sensor histidine kinase, whose protein sequence is MPPDAPAAPNDYWLLEGLPTPAAVIRGDQVRVANAAMVALLGISAEELKATPVSVLMERFAPVERRWVEAVHEALANERPRPEHPLWLRLRASDGRERTMTATFAPGATPLETVLLLHDAAGEDTTHRLIEALGAAASDMLHAGTEREVLESAVEAVHRQGFYAAILLVEGDVFRHGPMRQEPAVVALAERTYGAPISEVRIPLGLLPHLAEVLTRRKAAFHQDALGLAHRVHAPEVFADIQRTYPSGIRALDAPIFVGGQPFGLLSAQGMDLTPAAASTLELFAQMVGGMLENVRHHRTAAERLAELSRLQEELVAHERLTVLGEAAGVVAHEVRNPLGAILNAVAVLRREPHLGPTGHAAVGMMEEEAVRLEDIVRDLLDVVRPLEPRPRPVHLGELVRRALGQLHGPPDAPTLRFVVDEAPDTPELLGDETLLQLAATHLVRNAVQASPPGGRVRLSVEPVPDGVQLVVEDEGPGIPDVDPRRVFEPFFLTRANGRGLGLAIVKRVVLAHGGQVRASARPKRGARFEVVLPLSPPPTRTSPA